From Roseibium alexandrii DFL-11, the proteins below share one genomic window:
- a CDS encoding aldehyde dehydrogenase family protein codes for MTREIPAYWQNFIDGAFVDGGAGRLDVLDPGTGEKLAEQALADTADIDRAVEAAKRVSDSRAWMDLRPVERGRIVRKMGDYLLDRIDEIAPILTREAGKPLWEAKLEIEGAARYFEYYGNQAETMEGRSIPLGGGYFDFTVHEPFAVSAQIIPWNYPMEMTARSVSAALAVGSAVVVKTPELDPLTNKYFADAALACGLPAGVLNILCGLGQEAGAALSAHADVNQIVFTGSVATGSAIATAAARNVVPCVLELGGKSAAIVYDDADLDAFLSDVRWGIYFNAGQVCSAMSRVIAHEVIHDKLVDGIVGMAEGLKVGPGLEFRDFGNNMGPMISEAQCQRATGMVSEAEREGARIATGGRRMNRPGYFLEPTVLTDVSPDMTIASDEVFGPVLSVLKARDEREALEIANGTPYGLVAGVFTANIDRAMRASRQLRAGQVFVNEWYAGGVETPFGGFGKSGYGREKGREALLNYVQTKNIAIRIG; via the coding sequence ATGACGAGGGAGATACCAGCTTACTGGCAAAACTTTATCGACGGCGCGTTTGTCGATGGTGGTGCCGGGCGTCTCGACGTTCTAGACCCGGGAACCGGAGAGAAACTTGCCGAACAAGCGCTGGCGGATACCGCTGACATCGACCGCGCTGTCGAGGCTGCCAAAAGGGTCAGCGACAGCAGGGCTTGGATGGATCTTCGCCCTGTGGAGCGGGGCCGAATCGTCCGCAAAATGGGTGATTACCTTCTGGATCGCATCGATGAAATCGCCCCGATCCTGACCCGGGAAGCCGGAAAACCGCTCTGGGAAGCGAAGCTCGAAATCGAGGGCGCAGCCCGGTATTTCGAATACTACGGCAACCAAGCCGAAACCATGGAAGGCCGGTCGATCCCGTTGGGCGGCGGGTATTTCGATTTTACCGTCCATGAGCCCTTCGCCGTTTCCGCCCAGATCATTCCGTGGAACTATCCGATGGAGATGACGGCACGGTCTGTTTCCGCGGCCCTCGCTGTTGGATCCGCTGTAGTGGTCAAGACACCGGAACTCGATCCGCTCACGAATAAATACTTCGCGGATGCGGCCCTCGCCTGCGGTCTGCCGGCAGGCGTTTTGAACATTCTCTGCGGTCTTGGCCAGGAGGCCGGGGCGGCCTTGTCCGCCCATGCTGACGTCAATCAGATTGTCTTTACCGGATCCGTGGCAACAGGCTCGGCCATTGCGACAGCTGCGGCCCGGAACGTGGTGCCCTGTGTACTTGAACTTGGCGGCAAATCAGCTGCGATCGTTTACGATGACGCCGATCTCGACGCATTTCTTTCGGATGTCCGATGGGGCATTTATTTCAACGCCGGTCAGGTCTGTTCGGCGATGTCCCGCGTGATCGCCCATGAGGTCATCCATGACAAACTGGTGGATGGGATTGTCGGCATGGCGGAGGGCCTCAAAGTCGGTCCGGGTCTCGAATTTCGGGACTTTGGCAACAACATGGGCCCGATGATCTCTGAAGCGCAGTGCCAGCGGGCTACAGGCATGGTCTCCGAAGCAGAGCGCGAAGGGGCCCGGATTGCGACCGGTGGCCGCCGCATGAACCGCCCGGGATATTTTCTTGAGCCGACAGTTCTGACCGATGTTTCGCCTGACATGACAATTGCGAGCGATGAAGTTTTCGGGCCGGTGCTGTCGGTTTTGAAGGCACGGGACGAGCGTGAAGCGCTCGAGATCGCTAACGGTACGCCCTATGGCCTGGTGGCCGGGGTCTTCACCGCTAATATCGACCGCGCCATGCGCGCCTCCCGGCAACTCCGGGCAGGTCAGGTGTTTGTCAATGAATGGTACGCGGGCGGGGTCGAAACGCCGTTCGGCGGCTTCGGAAAATCCGGCTATGGCCGGGAAAAGGGCCGCGAGGCCCTGCTGAACTACGTTCAGACCAAAAACATTGCAATCAGGATAGGCTGA
- a CDS encoding MurR/RpiR family transcriptional regulator, translating to MNVPKSDLKAPQTVLDDLAAELEVLTPELRKAASYVLENPNDVGVSSIREIADAAGVKPNTFVRMARSVGFEGYEDFRQPFREAIRSRGTDFPDRARWLQSLSKGGQLGELFAEMAACAISNIENTFAATDANAMKAAADAIVNARHTYVLGVGVNNSNARNFTYLADMAVDTIWTIPRMGSVATDDLARADKRDVLLAMTCKPYRTDVIEAVEVAREQGLTIVAISDSPASPIVVGSDHAFIIDAETPQFFPSSVSTIALLETLLAFVIADAPPDVVANIEKFHTRRHAMGLYQEEWKDRS from the coding sequence ATGAATGTACCAAAATCTGATTTGAAGGCACCACAGACTGTGCTGGACGACCTGGCTGCCGAGCTTGAGGTGTTGACCCCAGAGCTTCGCAAGGCGGCAAGCTATGTGCTTGAAAATCCGAATGATGTCGGCGTGAGCTCAATCCGCGAGATCGCAGATGCTGCCGGGGTAAAACCCAACACATTTGTGCGCATGGCACGGTCTGTGGGTTTTGAAGGCTATGAGGACTTCCGGCAGCCGTTCCGCGAAGCGATCCGCAGCAGAGGTACAGATTTTCCGGACAGGGCCCGTTGGCTGCAGTCTCTATCCAAAGGCGGCCAATTGGGTGAGCTCTTTGCCGAAATGGCGGCCTGTGCAATCTCGAACATCGAGAACACTTTTGCGGCAACCGATGCGAATGCCATGAAAGCGGCCGCCGATGCGATCGTGAATGCGCGGCACACCTATGTGCTTGGCGTTGGCGTCAACAACTCCAACGCCCGCAACTTCACCTACCTTGCAGACATGGCCGTTGACACGATCTGGACGATTCCGCGTATGGGGTCTGTAGCAACGGACGACTTGGCCCGGGCAGACAAACGCGATGTGTTGCTCGCCATGACCTGCAAACCGTATCGGACCGACGTGATTGAAGCCGTTGAGGTCGCCCGCGAACAGGGACTGACAATCGTCGCAATATCCGACAGCCCGGCCTCCCCCATTGTGGTCGGCAGCGATCACGCCTTCATCATCGATGCCGAAACTCCGCAGTTTTTCCCCTCGTCCGTATCAACGATCGCGCTTTTGGAAACGCTGCTTGCCTTTGTCATTGCCGACGCACCACCCGATGTCGTTGCAAACATTGAGAAGTTCCACACCCGCCGCCATGCCATGGGGCTCTATCAGGAAGAATGGAAGGACCGCTCATGA
- a CDS encoding aromatic ring-hydroxylating oxygenase subunit alpha, with product MNVHSQLIHSLEARYYTDPSHFEREKDGLLARTWQFAGHTSLLQKPGDYFTIDIAGESIVCLKDREGVLRAYFNVCQHRAHQLVQGEGNTKLLVCPYHSWTYELTGGLRSGPNVKSVPGFDRNQICLSTVQIEDFCGFLFVNLDPNAKPMDAWFPNVREELRSFVPHIDRLQPLEWVEIEENCNWKVSVENYSECYHCPINHPTFATGVIKPETYDIQPQGYCLRHTTECQNLERMTYEIDLDSNEHAGDYSSWFLWPLFSFQVYPGNILNTYHWRAVDVDHVVVWRGWYTIDGVDSEVVRRLAVQDRSTTVEEDIYLVESVQRGLKSRGYKPGPLVLDPACGVHSEHSVQALQGWMREA from the coding sequence ATGAACGTTCACAGCCAGCTGATCCATTCGCTCGAAGCGCGGTATTATACCGACCCTTCTCACTTTGAGCGGGAGAAGGACGGCCTGCTGGCACGAACGTGGCAATTTGCAGGACACACGTCTTTGCTGCAGAAACCGGGCGATTATTTTACGATCGACATAGCCGGTGAGAGCATTGTCTGCCTCAAGGATCGTGAGGGTGTGCTGCGCGCCTATTTCAACGTTTGTCAGCACCGGGCCCATCAGTTGGTTCAAGGCGAAGGCAACACCAAGCTGTTGGTGTGCCCCTATCACAGCTGGACTTATGAACTCACTGGCGGCCTTCGTTCCGGACCCAATGTCAAATCCGTCCCGGGGTTCGACCGCAACCAGATTTGCCTGAGCACAGTTCAAATTGAGGATTTCTGCGGCTTTCTGTTTGTGAACCTGGATCCCAATGCCAAGCCCATGGACGCGTGGTTTCCCAATGTCCGGGAAGAGTTGAGATCCTTTGTTCCGCATATCGACCGGCTACAGCCGCTCGAGTGGGTGGAGATAGAAGAAAACTGCAACTGGAAAGTCTCGGTCGAGAACTATTCCGAGTGTTATCACTGCCCCATCAATCACCCGACGTTCGCAACCGGCGTCATCAAGCCGGAAACCTATGACATCCAGCCTCAAGGGTATTGCCTGCGCCATACAACAGAGTGTCAAAATCTGGAGCGCATGACCTATGAGATCGACCTCGATTCCAACGAGCATGCAGGAGACTATTCCTCCTGGTTCTTGTGGCCGTTGTTCTCCTTCCAGGTCTACCCGGGCAATATCCTGAACACCTATCATTGGCGCGCAGTCGATGTGGATCACGTCGTTGTCTGGCGCGGTTGGTACACCATCGACGGTGTCGACAGTGAAGTGGTGCGCCGTCTGGCCGTGCAGGATCGCTCCACCACGGTTGAGGAAGACATCTACCTGGTAGAATCGGTACAGCGCGGGCTCAAAAGCCGCGGATACAAACCCGGACCTCTGGTGCTTGACCCAGCCTGCGGTGTTCATTCCGAACATTCGGTGCAGGCACTGCAAGGCTGGATGCGCGAAGCATGA